A section of the Rhizobium sp. BG4 genome encodes:
- a CDS encoding MFS transporter: MTSIDQGAAPKSSVFQLFTPALLPATLMLGGGVTLYAVESYIMATIAPSIVRDIGGLPLLSWVTTLYVAAAVLGSISVAMRPRGMGLRIAYVFGAVLFGGGSLICAAAPAMEVVLAGRAVQGFGAGILAALAYAFVRFAFPEHLWPKASTLYAAIWGIATLLGPSAGGLFADGSNWRHAFIILVPLGVLMAVLAPWLLPKARDDRAESRIPFVQIALLIGAVLLVSIAGTLEHTGGKALLVALSVIAIALMLVIERRGRTRLLPTGAVTLVKPVARVYLTMFTLLVVLTSDIYIPYFLQVLHGVTPLISGYLTALVALGWTFAAFFSGNLRGPAAIKAIIAGCVIEALSTAALALLLARENHAADILILAPAAFAMLMMGFGVGLGWAHLVTKVLQLVQNSEQDKASAAISTVQSLGSAFGAAIAGVIANSTGLVHPGGVEGNISAAHWLYAAMALPGIVTVVAALSLRDKRG, from the coding sequence ATGACCAGCATCGATCAGGGCGCCGCCCCGAAATCCTCCGTCTTCCAGCTCTTCACTCCAGCCCTGCTTCCGGCGACGCTGATGCTCGGCGGCGGCGTGACGCTCTACGCCGTCGAGAGCTACATCATGGCGACGATCGCGCCGTCGATCGTGCGCGATATCGGTGGATTGCCGCTGCTCTCCTGGGTGACGACGCTTTATGTGGCGGCTGCGGTTCTCGGTTCGATTTCGGTTGCGATGCGGCCGCGGGGCATGGGGCTCAGGATCGCCTATGTGTTCGGCGCCGTGCTCTTCGGCGGCGGCAGCCTGATCTGCGCGGCGGCGCCCGCCATGGAAGTGGTGCTTGCGGGACGCGCCGTGCAGGGTTTCGGCGCCGGCATTCTGGCGGCGCTGGCCTATGCCTTCGTGCGCTTTGCCTTTCCCGAACATCTCTGGCCGAAAGCCTCGACGCTCTATGCGGCGATCTGGGGGATTGCGACGCTGCTTGGCCCCAGCGCCGGCGGGTTGTTTGCCGATGGCAGCAACTGGCGCCATGCCTTCATCATTCTCGTGCCGCTCGGCGTGCTGATGGCCGTGCTTGCGCCCTGGCTGCTGCCGAAGGCCCGGGACGACCGGGCGGAGAGCCGGATTCCCTTCGTGCAGATCGCCCTTCTGATCGGGGCCGTGCTTCTCGTCAGCATTGCCGGAACGCTGGAGCATACGGGCGGCAAGGCGCTGCTCGTGGCGCTCTCGGTGATCGCGATCGCGTTGATGCTGGTGATCGAGCGGCGGGGCAGGACGCGGCTGCTGCCGACGGGGGCGGTGACGCTCGTCAAGCCGGTCGCCCGCGTCTATCTCACCATGTTCACGCTGCTCGTGGTGCTGACCAGCGATATCTACATTCCCTATTTCCTGCAGGTCCTGCATGGCGTCACGCCGCTGATCTCCGGCTACCTGACGGCGCTGGTGGCGCTCGGCTGGACATTTGCCGCCTTTTTCAGCGGCAATCTGCGCGGACCCGCGGCCATCAAGGCGATCATCGCCGGATGCGTGATCGAGGCTCTCTCGACGGCGGCACTCGCGCTGCTTCTGGCGCGGGAAAACCATGCGGCCGACATCCTGATCCTCGCACCGGCGGCCTTCGCCATGCTGATGATGGGCTTCGGCGTCGGGCTCGGATGGGCACATCTCGTCACCAAGGTGCTGCAGCTGGTGCAGAATTCCGAACAGGACAAGGCATCGGCGGCGATCTCCACCGTACAGTCGCTCGGCAGCGCCTTCGGCGCAGCAATCGCCGGGGTGATCGCCAACAGCACCGGACTGGTGCATCCGGGCGGGGTCGAGGGCAATATTTCGGCGGCGCACTGGCTCTATGCGGCCATGGCCCTGCCGGGGATCGTGACGGTGGTTGCGGCGCTGTCGCTGAGGGACAAGAGGGGTTGA
- a CDS encoding NAD(P)H-quinone oxidoreductase, with protein MPLPSTMRFVDLPSFGAPDAMKIANGPLPVPGEGQILVKTEAVGVNRPDVAQRQGAYPPPKDASPILGLELSGEVVAIGPGVTGYAIGDKVCGLANGGAYAEYCLLPSGQALPFPKGYDAVKAAALPETFFTVWANLFQMAGLTEGESVLIHGGSSGIGTTAIQLAKAFGATVYATAGSADKCDACVKLGATKAINYKTEDFAEVIKAETAGQGVDVVLDMIGAAYFEKNIASLAKDGCLSIIAFLGGSMAEKVNLTPIMVKRLTVTGSTMRPRTAEEKRAIRDDLLSQVWPLLEAGSVSPVIDKVYALEDVVEAHRRMETSAHIGKIMLKL; from the coding sequence ATGCCCCTGCCGTCGACCATGCGTTTCGTCGATCTGCCAAGCTTCGGTGCGCCCGATGCGATGAAGATCGCAAACGGACCGCTGCCGGTTCCGGGCGAGGGGCAGATCCTGGTGAAGACCGAAGCCGTTGGCGTCAACCGCCCCGACGTCGCGCAGCGCCAGGGCGCCTATCCGCCGCCGAAGGACGCCAGCCCCATTCTCGGCCTCGAACTCTCCGGCGAAGTCGTAGCGATCGGCCCCGGCGTCACCGGCTACGCGATAGGTGACAAGGTCTGCGGCCTCGCCAATGGCGGCGCCTATGCCGAATATTGCCTGCTGCCATCAGGTCAGGCGCTGCCCTTCCCGAAGGGCTACGATGCCGTCAAGGCTGCCGCGCTGCCGGAAACCTTCTTCACCGTCTGGGCCAATCTCTTCCAGATGGCCGGATTGACCGAAGGCGAAAGCGTGCTGATCCACGGCGGCTCCAGCGGCATCGGCACCACGGCGATCCAGCTCGCCAAGGCTTTTGGCGCCACGGTTTATGCCACCGCCGGTTCGGCCGACAAATGCGACGCTTGCGTCAAGCTCGGCGCGACGAAAGCGATCAATTACAAGACGGAGGATTTCGCCGAGGTCATCAAGGCGGAAACCGCGGGGCAGGGCGTCGACGTCGTGCTCGACATGATCGGTGCGGCCTATTTCGAGAAGAATATCGCCTCGCTCGCCAAGGACGGCTGCCTGTCGATCATCGCCTTCCTCGGCGGCTCGATGGCCGAAAAGGTCAATCTGACGCCGATCATGGTCAAGCGGCTGACGGTGACGGGCTCGACCATGCGCCCGCGCACCGCAGAAGAAAAACGCGCCATCCGCGACGATCTCCTCTCGCAGGTCTGGCCGCTGCTCGAGGCGGGAAGCGTCTCACCCGTCATCGACAAGGTCTATGCCCTCGAAGACGTCGTCGAGGCCCACCGCCGCATGGAAACCAGTGCCCATATCGGCAAGATCATGCTGAAGCTCTAG
- a CDS encoding EAL domain-containing protein has protein sequence MSLTAAVAPGVVRRYASDQIVTLAKLVVENAFQPIVEAGTGTVFGYESLMRGQERIGFDSPVEILDEAYRSNQLLPLEQMVASRALAKFATLGNYATSTLFLNLDVRLIPHGDRLIENLLQQLKAANLPPSSVCFEFSERFDNTSVPEFEALVSKLRRTGFKLAIDDFGVGHGEMKLLCDYAVDYLKIDRHFVADIDTKPRKRHLLKNIVNIAHVLGTRVIAEGIETEAEFLACREYGVDLVQGWFIARPTTHISELVPAFPHLQELGQNKRNTQSLDEILIRKQIELLPTVFENDSIDTVFELFRRNPRQGFFPVLNANGEPRGIIHEHHLKQYIYHPFGRDLLKNKIYERPISEFVEIAPIVSLDSDAERLMSIFANMEGSNCLILTDNMRYAGVVSAAALIKVINEKQLKIAQDQNPLTGLPGNHAIRDFMRQSGRDGDGVRHFCYCDFDNFKPFNDAYGFHLGDHAISLFAALMRRYFFAERHFLGHVGGDDFFIGVVGWTQAELSEILDRLISDFHEDVLALYSDHDRAKGSIRGHDRSGAEALFPLMRCSIGVLELPDGLVIDDINRVGTEIAHVKAAAKESLDGLVFHLLGEAN, from the coding sequence ATGTCTCTGACTGCCGCCGTCGCGCCCGGCGTCGTTCGTCGCTATGCCAGCGATCAGATCGTGACGCTTGCAAAGCTTGTCGTAGAAAACGCCTTCCAGCCGATCGTAGAGGCCGGAACCGGAACGGTATTCGGCTATGAATCCCTCATGCGCGGGCAGGAGCGGATCGGCTTCGATTCCCCGGTCGAAATCCTCGACGAGGCCTATCGCTCCAACCAGCTTCTGCCGCTCGAGCAGATGGTTGCCAGCCGCGCGCTGGCGAAGTTCGCGACGCTCGGCAACTACGCGACATCGACGCTCTTCCTCAATCTCGACGTCCGCCTGATCCCGCATGGCGACCGGCTGATCGAAAACTTGCTGCAGCAGCTGAAGGCCGCCAACCTGCCGCCGTCGTCCGTCTGCTTCGAATTCTCCGAGCGCTTCGACAATACCAGTGTGCCGGAATTCGAGGCGCTGGTCTCCAAGCTGCGCCGCACCGGCTTCAAGCTGGCGATCGATGATTTCGGCGTCGGTCATGGCGAGATGAAGCTGCTCTGCGACTATGCCGTCGATTACCTGAAGATCGACCGCCACTTCGTCGCCGATATCGACACCAAGCCGCGCAAGCGCCATCTCCTGAAGAACATCGTCAACATCGCCCATGTTCTCGGCACCCGTGTCATCGCCGAGGGCATCGAGACCGAGGCCGAGTTCCTGGCCTGCCGCGAATATGGCGTCGATCTCGTCCAGGGCTGGTTCATCGCCCGCCCGACCACGCATATTTCGGAGCTCGTCCCGGCCTTTCCGCATCTGCAGGAACTCGGGCAGAACAAGCGCAACACCCAGTCGCTCGACGAAATCCTGATCCGCAAGCAGATCGAACTGCTGCCGACGGTGTTCGAGAACGACAGCATCGATACGGTGTTCGAGCTCTTCCGCCGCAATCCGCGCCAGGGCTTCTTCCCGGTTCTGAATGCCAATGGCGAACCGCGCGGCATCATCCACGAACATCACCTGAAGCAATACATCTACCACCCCTTCGGCCGCGATCTGCTGAAGAACAAGATCTACGAGCGGCCGATCTCCGAATTCGTCGAGATCGCCCCGATCGTCAGCCTCGACAGCGATGCCGAGCGGTTGATGTCGATCTTCGCCAATATGGAAGGCAGCAACTGCCTGATCCTGACGGATAACATGCGCTATGCCGGCGTCGTCTCCGCCGCAGCGCTCATCAAGGTCATCAACGAAAAGCAGCTGAAGATCGCCCAGGACCAGAACCCGCTGACGGGCCTGCCGGGTAATCACGCTATCCGCGATTTCATGCGCCAGTCCGGCCGCGACGGCGATGGCGTGCGCCACTTCTGCTACTGCGACTTCGACAATTTCAAGCCGTTCAACGATGCCTACGGCTTCCATCTCGGCGACCACGCGATCTCGCTGTTTGCCGCGCTGATGCGCCGCTACTTCTTCGCCGAGCGCCATTTCCTCGGCCATGTCGGCGGCGACGATTTCTTCATCGGCGTCGTTGGCTGGACGCAGGCCGAACTCAGCGAGATTCTCGACCGCCTGATCAGCGATTTCCACGAGGATGTGCTGGCGCTCTATTCCGACCATGACCGCGCCAAGGGCAGCATCCGCGGCCACGACCGCTCCGGCGCCGAAGCACTGTTCCCGCTGATGCGCTGCTCGATCGGCGTTCTCGAGCTGCCGGATGGCCTCGTCATCGACGATATCAACCGCGTCGGCACCGAGATCGCTCACGTCAAGGCGGCGGCCAAGGAAAGCCTCGACGGTCTCGTCTTCCATCTCCTGGGCGAGGCGAATTGA
- a CDS encoding type II toxin-antitoxin system ParD family antitoxin: MPMVTVSISPVQAAGIRDAVDSGGYASSSEVVREALRLWDAARKLGEYKDEVLAGESHAGSGRCVADMFADHEAVRRRTA; encoded by the coding sequence ATGCCGATGGTCACAGTTTCCATATCACCGGTACAGGCAGCAGGCATCCGTGATGCCGTCGATAGCGGCGGCTATGCATCGAGCAGCGAAGTGGTTCGCGAGGCGCTCCGCCTCTGGGATGCCGCCCGCAAGCTCGGCGAATACAAGGACGAGGTTCTCGCTGGAGAAAGCCATGCTGGCAGTGGCCGTTGCGTGGCCGACATGTTCGCCGATCATGAAGCGGTCCGCCGCCGCACGGCTTAG
- a CDS encoding HdeD family acid-resistance protein, with product MASVLGMPSSSLHSKWIWFAGLGVLLMICGVIAFANIFVATVASVYYVGMLMLAGGIVYLAHAFQVRGWDHILFWVLSGLLYVLAGLFAFINPILASAALTLFLAVALVIAGVFRAFIGRRMKPVKGWGWIVASGVVTALAGFVIALGWPVNSLWILGLFLAADLLLQGSTMLAFGLALRRSL from the coding sequence ATGGCAAGCGTCTTGGGAATGCCGTCTTCGTCCCTGCATTCGAAATGGATCTGGTTCGCCGGTCTCGGTGTGCTGCTGATGATCTGCGGCGTCATCGCTTTCGCAAACATCTTCGTCGCCACCGTCGCTTCGGTCTATTATGTCGGCATGCTGATGCTGGCGGGCGGCATCGTCTATCTCGCCCATGCCTTTCAGGTGAGGGGTTGGGACCACATCCTCTTCTGGGTACTGAGCGGCCTGCTCTATGTGTTGGCCGGGCTCTTCGCCTTCATCAACCCGATCCTCGCTTCGGCAGCACTGACGCTGTTCCTTGCGGTGGCGCTCGTCATTGCCGGGGTCTTCCGCGCCTTCATCGGCCGACGCATGAAGCCGGTGAAGGGCTGGGGCTGGATTGTTGCGAGCGGCGTGGTCACCGCGCTCGCGGGCTTCGTCATCGCCCTTGGATGGCCGGTCAACAGCCTCTGGATCCTCGGCCTCTTCCTCGCCGCAGATCTCCTGCTGCAGGGTTCGACCATGCTCGCCTTCGGCCTGGCGCTGCGGCGAAGTTTATGA